Proteins encoded by one window of Peptostreptococcaceae bacterium:
- a CDS encoding aminotransferase class V-fold PLP-dependent enzyme, protein MNRSVYMDNGATSFPKAPGVAEAMNRYITEVGSSVNRGAYDSAFSAENVVFETREKIAELFNFDKPENVVFTKNITESLNVLIKGLLIAGDHVVVSSVEHNAVMRPLMALKKRGVDFSRAACDDEGNLDIEDFKRQIKENTKAVIMTHGSNVSGTILDLESVGVVCREKGIPFIVDAAQTAGFLNIDMQRIGADAIAFTGHKSLLGPQGTGGFAIRDSLVERVSTFIEGGTGSLSEMEEQPTYMPDKFESGTPNVVGIFGLHAALCHIEKTGVEKIAMRELEMTGHFIDGLLEIPEARLAGRKDLLKRTAVVSIDFEGRDNALIAHELSKRYGISTRCGLHCAPAAHKTLGTFPQGTVRFSLGYWATMEEVDYALKSIKEVLKLF, encoded by the coding sequence ATGAATAGAAGTGTTTACATGGATAATGGAGCAACATCTTTTCCAAAAGCCCCGGGTGTTGCCGAAGCAATGAACCGTTACATAACCGAGGTTGGAAGCAGCGTCAATAGGGGAGCGTATGACAGTGCTTTTTCAGCAGAAAATGTAGTTTTCGAGACACGGGAGAAAATTGCCGAGCTGTTTAATTTTGACAAGCCTGAAAATGTTGTATTCACCAAAAATATAACAGAAAGCCTAAATGTATTAATAAAGGGATTGCTTATAGCGGGAGACCATGTGGTGGTTTCTTCCGTGGAGCATAATGCGGTGATGAGGCCTCTAATGGCACTTAAGAAAAGAGGAGTCGATTTTAGCCGCGCGGCGTGTGACGATGAAGGGAACCTTGACATAGAGGACTTTAAAAGACAAATAAAGGAAAACACGAAAGCCGTAATAATGACACATGGTTCAAATGTAAGCGGGACCATTCTTGATCTTGAATCTGTAGGGGTTGTTTGCAGAGAAAAAGGAATCCCGTTTATTGTCGATGCTGCTCAAACAGCTGGATTTTTGAATATTGACATGCAAAGGATAGGCGCAGACGCCATTGCTTTCACTGGGCACAAGAGCCTTTTGGGGCCACAGGGTACAGGGGGATTCGCAATAAGGGACAGCCTTGTAGAAAGAGTTTCAACCTTTATTGAGGGAGGAACCGGGAGCCTTTCGGAGATGGAGGAACAACCTACATATATGCCTGACAAATTTGAGTCGGGAACGCCAAACGTTGTTGGAATCTTCGGACTCCATGCGGCGCTTTGCCACATTGAAAAAACCGGGGTAGAAAAAATTGCGATGCGCGAGCTTGAAATGACAGGGCATTTTATAGACGGCCTTTTGGAAATTCCAGAGGCGAGACTTGCAGGAAGAAAAGACCTTTTAAAACGAACTGCGGTTGTATCTATTGATTTTGAAGGGCGGGACAATGCACTCATTGCCCATGAACTTAGCAAGAGATATGGAATAAGTACAAGATGCGGACTTCACTGCGCCCCTGCAGCCCACAAGACCTTGGGGACATTTCCGCAGGGAACGGTGAGATTTAGCTTGGGATATTGGGCGACAATGGAAGAAGTCGACTATGCACTTAAAAGCATCAAAGAGGTCTTGAAGCTTTTTTAG
- a CDS encoding YedE-related selenium metabolism membrane protein has product MQSKKGIIATGAAIGLIAVLLVKMGNPANMGFCIACFIRDIAGGLGLHQAAVVRYLRPEIMGLVLGAFIAAKAGKEFSSRGGSSPMTRFFLGIIVMIGALMFLGCPLRMILRLAGGDLNALVGILGFVAGIYIGVLFLNKGFSLKRTYRLPDFEGYAFPLFNVFLIILLVCAPAFIIFSESGPGSMAAPIVIALAAGLFVGFLAQKSRLCCVGGTRDMILFRDNYLLLGFLSILVFAAIGNMATGMFTLGFEGQPVAHTDGLWNFLGMAVVGWGSVLLGGCPLRQLILAGEGNTDSALTFFGMLVGAGFAHNFALAASPKGATPNGQIAVIICFAILLAISVANIEKTPFKTKGDIS; this is encoded by the coding sequence ATGCAAAGCAAAAAAGGCATCATTGCAACAGGTGCGGCCATTGGCCTCATAGCCGTACTTTTGGTCAAGATGGGCAACCCCGCAAACATGGGCTTCTGTATTGCCTGTTTCATACGGGATATTGCCGGAGGTCTTGGTTTACACCAAGCGGCAGTCGTTCGATATTTAAGACCCGAAATAATGGGACTCGTACTTGGCGCATTCATAGCGGCAAAAGCCGGCAAGGAATTTTCCTCTCGTGGCGGCTCATCCCCCATGACTCGCTTTTTTCTCGGTATAATAGTCATGATAGGAGCTCTAATGTTTCTCGGCTGTCCCCTCAGAATGATATTACGGCTTGCCGGAGGCGATTTGAACGCGCTTGTCGGAATATTGGGATTTGTAGCCGGTATATACATAGGGGTTTTGTTCCTGAACAAAGGCTTCAGTCTTAAACGAACATATAGGCTTCCCGATTTCGAAGGCTACGCATTTCCCCTTTTTAATGTTTTCCTTATAATTTTGCTGGTTTGTGCTCCGGCCTTCATTATCTTCAGTGAATCAGGTCCAGGCTCAATGGCCGCTCCCATAGTAATAGCTCTCGCTGCCGGACTATTTGTAGGATTTCTTGCACAAAAATCCAGACTATGTTGTGTTGGCGGAACACGCGACATGATTCTTTTTAGAGACAATTATCTTCTACTTGGATTTTTATCAATTTTAGTTTTTGCAGCCATTGGAAATATGGCCACCGGCATGTTCACCTTAGGTTTTGAAGGCCAGCCGGTTGCTCATACCGACGGACTTTGGAACTTTCTTGGAATGGCCGTCGTCGGTTGGGGATCCGTTTTGCTTGGCGGTTGTCCTCTTAGACAGCTTATACTTGCCGGTGAAGGCAACACGGATTCTGCTTTAACATTTTTCGGAATGTTGGTTGGAGCAGGATTTGCTCATAACTTTGCCTTGGCTGCCAGCCCAAAAGGTGCTACTCCAAACGGTCAAATAGCAGTTATTATATGTTTTGCAATATTGCTGGCAATCTCAGTTGCAAACATCGAAAAAACACCATTTAAAACGAAGGGAGACATATCATGA
- a CDS encoding sulfurtransferase TusA family protein, whose protein sequence is MNKIDTRGMSCPQPVLMTKKAIEQNPKGLDILVGDKTAKNNIKRFLESKVFSVAIEENDDEFLLKARK, encoded by the coding sequence ATGAATAAAATAGATACAAGAGGAATGTCCTGCCCACAGCCTGTTCTTATGACCAAAAAAGCGATCGAACAAAACCCAAAAGGGCTCGACATACTGGTTGGAGACAAGACCGCAAAGAATAACATTAAGCGTTTTCTTGAATCAAAGGTTTTTTCTGTCGCAATTGAAGAAAATGACGATGAATTTCTCTTAAAGGCAAGAAAGTAG
- a CDS encoding DUF3343 domain-containing protein, which translates to MIYTIVFFTHSGAVKFDRHMKNLGFFCELMPVPRKLSSNCGIGAKIEYESSLDDIISADTEKIFRHTGNSFELAYSAE; encoded by the coding sequence ATGATTTATACTATTGTTTTTTTTACACACTCCGGCGCAGTTAAATTTGACAGGCACATGAAAAACCTGGGTTTTTTCTGCGAACTAATGCCGGTTCCAAGAAAATTAAGCTCAAATTGCGGCATCGGAGCAAAAATAGAATATGAAAGTTCTCTGGATGATATAATTTCAGCTGATACCGAAAAAATTTTTAGGCATACCGGCAACTCCTTTGAGCTCGCATATTCAGCAGAATAA
- a CDS encoding PAS domain S-box protein has translation MINANDKTVLNEIVMPIMSFENGEVIWINNRGKEILNIKSIADLKKINFLEYLDHRQIGQKSLREVVSEVSAAFNKKDVISNKVKVAIKIKGIRMETILTIVPYESDFPNSGTVIFDRLRRKEDVQVRRETEHFYGNLFKQVSTPIMICDSSSKIVEINDAFHDLFGYLCEEAVGKYCYDLIAIPDGKIAFMEICEKINSEGVLNKKMKVIDKWGGLIDIEITAHPILQDGKVVGTYRIFEDVRKENSVRNELALQKNYFDGLLGTSTEALVLLSKDDKVVHFNSAFEDLFGYKLEDAKGRLINDLVAKGELRGEADEISKRALNAESVNEETIRYHKDGRPIPVEISINPVTKKGELLGIYAIYKDLTEKSRIKRELRIQLEYFKQLFEGSMDAIALIDTNQKIVDSNLFFEKIFGYSAEESKGKSIEELIVPKEYLKESTGLMKKILTGKPIKEEIKRISKNGEVIEVEVAGHPILVDGEAVGIIVNYRDIRERKRMLEEIEKQGAYFKQLYDNSPLGIVIIDTQERVVDVNKGFCKIFEYEKAETIGEFINDLIAPESLLDEAEGLSAKLIGGSVVKYETKRRSKTHKLIDVDILAYPVKLNKENVGGYEIYSDITEKKQAEKEIETLAFKDSLTGLFNRRVFYDKLKEKIQNIGKGQKFAVCYIDLDGFKRVNDSLGHNIGDELLRYVAKNIKDSMEKEDVVARMGGDEFVIFTDCADHEKIGAKMESIIERLNSGFKIFDYSIKISLSIGVAIYPDHGNNVEEIIKNADTAMYIAKRNALRGYLIFTAQMEENSNDRFKLENRLKMALANGEIEMHYQPILSMNGRVKGCEALMRWENPAIGKVPPNVFIPIAEDSGEIHQLGAFALNQALIVLKKWKKRFGDDFFMSINLSVKQMERNNIVDAITEIMKKNGIEGKNVHLEITESRSTENVTNLNGKLSRLNKMGFAISIDDFGTGYSCFTQLRDSYASFLKIDRSFVGSIEKRGDNRAIVKAIVAMGESLGVEIIAEGVETEEELKIIKSLGCGMYQGYLSQRPENEKIIEAFIKKNFKD, from the coding sequence ATGATTAATGCTAATGATAAAACTGTTTTAAATGAAATCGTGATGCCGATTATGAGCTTTGAAAACGGAGAAGTCATTTGGATTAATAATCGAGGAAAAGAAATTTTGAATATTAAAAGCATCGCCGATTTAAAGAAAATAAATTTCTTGGAGTATTTAGACCACCGTCAGATCGGTCAAAAATCTTTAAGGGAAGTGGTTTCCGAGGTTTCGGCGGCTTTTAATAAGAAAGATGTGATCAGCAATAAAGTGAAAGTTGCGATCAAAATTAAAGGCATCCGCATGGAAACTATTCTTACAATCGTTCCGTACGAAAGCGATTTTCCGAACAGCGGAACGGTTATTTTTGATCGACTTAGGAGAAAGGAAGATGTGCAGGTAAGGAGAGAGACCGAGCATTTCTATGGCAATCTCTTTAAGCAAGTTTCAACACCGATTATGATATGCGATAGTTCAAGCAAGATTGTCGAGATTAATGACGCTTTCCATGATTTATTCGGGTATCTTTGCGAGGAGGCTGTAGGCAAATATTGTTACGATTTGATTGCTATTCCGGACGGAAAAATTGCTTTTATGGAAATATGCGAAAAGATAAATTCGGAAGGTGTACTTAATAAAAAAATGAAGGTTATTGACAAATGGGGCGGATTAATAGATATAGAAATTACAGCGCACCCCATTCTTCAAGACGGCAAGGTTGTTGGCACATACAGAATATTTGAGGACGTCAGGAAAGAAAACAGCGTAAGAAACGAACTCGCTCTGCAAAAAAACTATTTTGATGGGTTATTGGGCACTTCGACCGAAGCCTTGGTGTTGCTGAGCAAAGATGACAAAGTGGTTCATTTCAATTCTGCTTTCGAGGACCTTTTTGGGTATAAGCTTGAAGATGCCAAGGGTAGGCTAATAAACGATTTGGTTGCGAAGGGAGAACTTAGGGGCGAAGCAGACGAAATTTCTAAAAGGGCTTTAAATGCGGAAAGTGTAAATGAGGAAACAATCAGGTATCATAAGGACGGAAGGCCCATTCCAGTCGAAATTTCAATCAATCCTGTTACAAAGAAAGGGGAACTGCTTGGCATATATGCAATCTACAAGGATTTGACAGAAAAAAGCCGAATCAAGCGCGAGCTTAGGATTCAGTTGGAGTACTTCAAACAGCTTTTTGAAGGTTCCATGGACGCGATAGCTCTTATCGATACGAATCAAAAGATTGTCGATAGCAACTTGTTTTTTGAAAAGATTTTTGGATACAGCGCTGAGGAAAGCAAAGGGAAGAGCATTGAGGAATTGATAGTGCCGAAGGAGTATTTGAAGGAATCAACAGGGTTAATGAAAAAAATTTTAACGGGGAAACCGATAAAGGAAGAAATAAAGCGTATTTCCAAGAACGGCGAAGTGATTGAAGTGGAGGTTGCGGGACATCCCATATTGGTCGATGGCGAGGCGGTAGGCATTATTGTGAATTATAGGGATATACGCGAACGGAAACGTATGCTTGAAGAGATCGAAAAGCAGGGGGCTTACTTCAAGCAATTGTATGACAATTCGCCTCTAGGCATAGTCATTATAGATACTCAGGAGAGAGTAGTGGATGTCAATAAGGGCTTCTGCAAAATATTTGAGTATGAGAAGGCGGAAACAATTGGTGAATTCATCAATGATTTGATTGCACCCGAAAGCCTTTTGGATGAAGCGGAGGGTTTGTCCGCTAAGTTGATAGGGGGGAGCGTTGTAAAATATGAAACCAAACGCAGAAGCAAAACCCATAAATTGATAGATGTGGATATTTTGGCATATCCGGTTAAACTCAATAAAGAGAATGTAGGCGGTTATGAAATATATTCCGATATAACCGAAAAGAAACAAGCAGAAAAGGAAATTGAAACTTTGGCATTCAAAGATAGTTTGACGGGGCTTTTTAATCGCAGGGTTTTTTACGACAAGCTCAAGGAAAAGATTCAAAACATAGGGAAAGGTCAGAAGTTTGCTGTTTGCTATATCGATCTTGATGGATTCAAAAGAGTAAACGACAGTTTGGGACACAATATTGGTGACGAGCTCCTTCGGTATGTGGCTAAAAATATTAAAGACAGCATGGAAAAAGAAGATGTCGTAGCCAGAATGGGCGGAGATGAATTCGTTATTTTTACAGATTGTGCTGATCATGAAAAAATCGGTGCAAAGATGGAAAGCATTATTGAAAGATTAAATAGTGGATTCAAGATTTTCGATTACAGCATCAAAATTTCGCTGAGCATAGGTGTTGCAATTTATCCAGACCATGGCAATAATGTGGAAGAAATCATCAAGAATGCCGATACTGCAATGTATATAGCTAAAAGAAACGCCTTGAGAGGATATCTAATCTTTACTGCTCAAATGGAGGAAAACTCTAATGACCGTTTCAAATTGGAAAACAGGCTCAAGATGGCGTTGGCGAACGGGGAAATAGAAATGCATTATCAGCCTATTTTGTCTATGAATGGACGCGTAAAGGGTTGCGAAGCATTGATGAGATGGGAAAATCCGGCCATTGGGAAGGTGCCCCCTAATGTTTTCATTCCCATAGCAGAAGACAGCGGTGAAATCCATCAATTGGGAGCATTTGCTTTAAACCAAGCGTTAATTGTTTTAAAAAAATGGAAAAAAAGATTCGGTGACGATTTTTTCATGTCAATTAATCTCTCAGTAAAGCAAATGGAGAGGAACAATATAGTAGATGCAATTACTGAGATTATGAAAAAGAACGGGATTGAAGGGAAAAATGTCCATTTGGAAATAACTGAAAGCCGTTCGACGGAGAATGTTACTAACTTGAATGGGAAACTTTCAAGGTTAAATAAAATGGGTTTTGCCATATCGATTGATGATTTTGGAACGGGATACTCTTGCTTTACGCAGCTAAGGGATTCCTATGCGAGTTTTCTCAAAATAGATAGAAGCTTTGTGGGCAGCATTGAAAAAAGAGGAGACAACAGAGCAATAGTGAAAGCTATAGTGGCAATGGGGGAAAGTTTGGGAGTCGAAATAATTGCCGAAGGCGTAGAAACCGAGGAAGAACTTAAAATTATAAAGAGCTTGGGCTGTGGCATGTATCAGGGTTATTTGTCGCAGCGTCCGGAAAACGAAAAAATTATTGAAGCTTTCATAAAAAAGAATTTCAAAGATTGA
- a CDS encoding MBL fold metallo-hydrolase, whose translation MKIKVLADNNTIIDRYYLGEPGLSFLVEADGEKILFDMGYSDAFIKNAFKMGETLRDIDKVVFSHGHMDHTWGLDPYIRILSECETEKLEYTKPSLVAHEELFLTRRFETLNEIGSLVSEEKAARHFDMKLTNKPFKLTDKLWFLGETERKHDFEGKTAIGEIYRNGKWEPDVIVDDTAMAYETDEGIVVITGCSHAGICNIIEQAKKVTGEECVAGVIGGFHLMDGESAQVVKTGEYFRDNGIKEVYACHCTCLAAKIKLSEYIRVNEVGSGMLIKDWK comes from the coding sequence ATGAAAATAAAAGTGCTTGCAGACAACAATACAATTATAGACAGATATTATCTAGGAGAACCGGGATTGTCATTTCTTGTTGAGGCGGATGGAGAGAAAATACTCTTTGACATGGGTTATTCGGATGCCTTTATTAAGAATGCCTTCAAGATGGGTGAAACACTCAGAGACATAGACAAGGTTGTTTTTTCTCATGGGCACATGGACCATACATGGGGACTCGATCCATACATAAGGATATTGTCAGAATGTGAGACTGAAAAGCTTGAATACACAAAACCAAGCCTTGTCGCGCATGAGGAGCTTTTCCTGACGCGCAGGTTTGAAACACTCAATGAAATTGGAAGCCTCGTATCTGAAGAAAAAGCTGCCAGACATTTTGATATGAAATTGACAAATAAACCTTTTAAATTAACCGATAAGCTGTGGTTTCTTGGAGAAACAGAAAGAAAGCATGATTTCGAAGGGAAAACGGCAATAGGCGAGATTTATAGAAACGGAAAGTGGGAGCCCGATGTCATCGTTGACGACACTGCTATGGCATATGAAACCGATGAAGGCATAGTGGTTATAACGGGATGCTCGCACGCTGGAATTTGCAACATAATTGAGCAGGCAAAAAAAGTTACCGGAGAAGAGTGTGTTGCCGGAGTCATAGGGGGCTTCCACCTAATGGATGGAGAATCGGCTCAGGTTGTGAAAACGGGAGAGTATTTTAGGGATAATGGTATAAAAGAAGTCTATGCCTGCCACTGCACATGTCTGGCGGCTAAAATTAAACTTTCTGAGTATATAAGGGTAAACGAGGTCGGATCGGGAATGCTTATCAAGGATTGGAAGTAA
- a CDS encoding nitroreductase family protein — MRDFNYDIHEIIKSRWSPKAFSEEAVEYEDVMAILEAARYAPSCFNEQPWEFLVAFDEEELSITRQCINERNRLWADKAPVLIVVAARPIFKKNEKVNRWATFDAGTAWGYMSIEAEKRGLISHAMGGFSRKKLRELISVPEEMHLLAIIAVGKMGNKDDLNEMFIEEERANERKPLKQVFTRIKEMER, encoded by the coding sequence ATGCGCGATTTCAATTATGATATTCATGAGATTATCAAGAGTAGATGGTCGCCTAAGGCTTTTAGTGAGGAAGCTGTTGAATATGAAGATGTCATGGCTATTCTTGAGGCGGCGAGGTACGCCCCATCGTGTTTCAATGAGCAGCCATGGGAGTTTCTTGTTGCATTTGACGAAGAGGAACTGTCCATAACAAGGCAGTGTATAAATGAAAGAAACAGGCTTTGGGCGGACAAAGCTCCAGTGCTTATCGTGGTCGCTGCGCGTCCGATTTTCAAAAAAAATGAAAAAGTCAATAGATGGGCGACATTCGATGCCGGAACGGCGTGGGGCTACATGTCTATCGAAGCGGAAAAACGAGGATTGATATCCCACGCGATGGGGGGCTTCAGCCGGAAGAAACTGAGGGAACTAATTAGCGTGCCGGAGGAAATGCATCTTTTGGCGATAATTGCCGTAGGCAAGATGGGGAACAAGGATGACTTGAATGAAATGTTCATTGAAGAGGAAAGGGCTAACGAAAGGAAACCTCTGAAGCAGGTTTTTACACGAATAAAGGAAATGGAGAGGTGA
- a CDS encoding cob(I)yrinic acid a,c-diamide adenosyltransferase: MKIYTRGGDGGETGLYDNTRVPKDDIRVESYGTIDELNSALGLSRGFIDDDSINNLIIGVQRELFNVAGELATEDYSKFPERITEEKIKILENEIDSMLEKINKEQQFKFIIPGSCHRSASLHLARTICRRAERRIVTLSREADIRPEVVKYVNRLSDWIYALARTLECSIDYVGFKK, translated from the coding sequence ATGAAAATCTATACAAGGGGCGGAGATGGTGGAGAGACCGGTTTGTACGACAATACCCGCGTGCCAAAGGATGATATTAGAGTCGAAAGCTATGGGACGATTGATGAGCTTAATTCTGCTTTGGGTTTGTCTCGGGGATTCATTGACGACGATTCAATAAACAATTTGATAATCGGGGTACAAAGGGAATTGTTTAATGTTGCCGGAGAGCTTGCCACAGAAGACTATTCCAAGTTTCCCGAAAGAATAACCGAGGAAAAAATTAAAATTCTAGAAAATGAAATAGATTCAATGCTTGAAAAAATCAACAAGGAACAGCAATTTAAATTCATCATACCGGGTTCATGCCATCGTTCTGCTAGCCTTCACCTTGCAAGGACAATCTGCAGGAGGGCAGAAAGAAGGATTGTAACACTTTCCCGGGAAGCGGATATAAGACCGGAAGTCGTAAAATATGTCAACCGTCTTTCCGATTGGATTTATGCATTGGCGAGGACGCTTGAATGTTCTATTGATTATGTTGGTTTCAAAAAATAA
- a CDS encoding NAD(P)/FAD-dependent oxidoreductase: MEYGAKKVLYDAIVIGGGPAGMFSALVLKKHFKHVALLEKNDHLGKKLLISGNGQCNLTHEGNPDELLYKYGEKGAFLRLVIKGFDNADLIGFFEKKGLEFEKRADGKYFPSSGRASDILGVLEKELRRLEVDVLCNEKATSVLKDKNEFRISTKTGGYSSKVLVLATGGLSYPSTGSSGDGYVFAERLGHGITATKPALAPVLCDNFLQEHLAGLSFETVSLGHWRNGRKKNSFQGALLFTHDGLSGPVILNNSRAFEAGDRLIINYLQGRDRVSFERELTDRASQKNPPRIKRYLKSFGLTERFCIDRMKNAGIDEDLRISELGKEARKSLAGYLTEDVFVIKEVKGFHIAMVTAGGVETKEINRKTMESKKAKGLFIVGELLDIDGETGGYNLQAAFSTAWAIGNHFK, encoded by the coding sequence ATGGAGTACGGGGCAAAAAAAGTGTTGTATGACGCCATCGTTATAGGTGGCGGGCCGGCGGGCATGTTCAGTGCGCTTGTTCTAAAAAAGCATTTCAAACATGTTGCTCTGCTTGAAAAAAACGATCATTTGGGAAAAAAATTGCTGATTTCGGGGAATGGCCAATGCAATTTAACTCATGAAGGAAACCCTGATGAATTATTGTATAAATACGGCGAAAAAGGAGCTTTTCTAAGGTTGGTCATAAAAGGATTCGACAATGCCGACCTTATTGGATTTTTCGAAAAAAAAGGTTTGGAATTTGAAAAGAGGGCCGACGGAAAGTATTTTCCTTCAAGCGGTAGGGCTTCCGATATACTGGGTGTTTTGGAAAAAGAACTGAGACGATTAGAAGTGGATGTGCTTTGCAACGAAAAAGCAACGAGTGTTTTAAAAGACAAGAATGAATTTCGGATTTCAACCAAAACCGGGGGATATAGTTCAAAAGTGCTGGTTTTAGCCACTGGCGGACTATCTTATCCTTCAACAGGTTCTTCCGGTGACGGTTATGTTTTTGCCGAGAGGTTGGGTCATGGCATAACTGCAACAAAACCGGCTCTTGCGCCTGTTTTATGCGATAATTTTTTGCAGGAACATCTTGCCGGACTGTCTTTTGAGACGGTAAGCCTAGGCCATTGGCGCAATGGCCGAAAAAAAAATTCTTTCCAGGGAGCGTTGCTCTTCACCCATGATGGATTATCAGGACCTGTAATCTTAAACAATTCAAGAGCTTTTGAGGCTGGGGATAGGCTTATAATCAATTATCTGCAAGGTCGCGACAGGGTTTCATTTGAAAGGGAACTGACAGATAGAGCGTCGCAAAAAAATCCTCCAAGAATCAAACGATATTTAAAGTCATTCGGCCTTACCGAGCGGTTTTGCATTGACCGCATGAAGAACGCAGGCATAGACGAAGATTTGCGTATATCGGAATTGGGGAAGGAAGCCAGGAAAAGCCTTGCTGGGTATCTGACCGAAGATGTTTTTGTAATTAAGGAAGTCAAAGGATTTCATATTGCAATGGTGACAGCAGGTGGCGTTGAAACAAAGGAAATCAATCGAAAAACTATGGAATCAAAAAAAGCCAAGGGACTTTTTATTGTCGGAGAATTGCTGGATATAGATGGCGAAACCGGAGGTTATAATTTGCAGGCCGCCTTCTCAACTGCTTGGGCGATAGGCAATCATTTCAAATAA
- a CDS encoding Na+/H+ antiporter NhaC family protein yields the protein MHLLGASIILFVLLILSVASGINLLIPLVIGILLFGWIAFRKGFSVVDIFKMMISGTEGILLIVQIFILIGAITSCWMAAGTISAIGYYGLIWMNPRIFILFAFLMSSMMSFLLGTAFGTAGTIGVVLLVMAKSAGVAPYIVGGAVIAGAYFGDRCSPMSSSANLISVLTCTDLYINVKNMLKTLVLPFAASIAFYFVVSLFNPLDKVDAVFLESMRDEYRIGIWAFLPALLLFVAAAFRIKVKHAMFLSVLAGGIVAVLYQGETFGAVLGYIMTGYSLSGEGMLSDIMKSGGIVSMINISFIVLISAAYSGILDKARLMEETEGKIKTWMEKSGPFTIMICISVFASIIGCTQTLAIIIVFQLMKNQEPYTGKGREQFALDIENSVVLIAPLIPWNIAGAVPAESIGVSSLFIPFAFFLYMLPIYYLLKRGKNHGVRGKKSVV from the coding sequence ATGCATTTGCTTGGTGCTTCAATAATACTGTTTGTTTTGCTTATTTTAAGCGTAGCAAGTGGAATAAATTTATTAATTCCACTTGTGATTGGAATATTGTTGTTCGGATGGATAGCTTTCCGTAAAGGGTTCTCTGTTGTGGATATATTTAAAATGATGATTTCTGGAACAGAAGGGATATTGCTGATTGTGCAGATATTCATATTGATAGGAGCAATAACATCGTGTTGGATGGCTGCAGGCACAATTTCCGCGATTGGTTATTACGGTTTGATATGGATGAATCCAAGAATATTCATATTGTTTGCATTTCTAATGAGCTCGATGATGTCATTTTTGCTGGGGACGGCATTCGGCACGGCAGGAACAATAGGGGTCGTGTTGCTTGTGATGGCAAAATCTGCAGGCGTTGCGCCATATATCGTCGGCGGAGCCGTGATTGCGGGTGCATATTTTGGTGATCGATGCTCCCCTATGTCTTCGAGCGCAAACCTGATTTCGGTTCTTACCTGTACCGACCTATACATAAATGTAAAAAATATGTTGAAGACTTTGGTGCTACCTTTTGCGGCTTCAATAGCATTCTATTTTGTTGTTTCCCTTTTCAATCCATTGGATAAAGTCGATGCGGTTTTTCTTGAAAGCATGCGAGACGAATACCGAATTGGAATTTGGGCGTTTTTGCCAGCTTTGCTTTTGTTTGTTGCCGCGGCATTTCGCATAAAGGTAAAGCATGCAATGTTCTTGAGTGTTTTAGCAGGGGGAATTGTCGCCGTTTTATACCAAGGTGAAACCTTCGGCGCGGTGCTTGGCTACATCATGACAGGCTATAGCTTGTCGGGAGAAGGCATGCTTTCGGATATAATGAAAAGCGGCGGGATTGTATCGATGATAAATATATCTTTCATCGTATTGATATCGGCAGCATATTCGGGCATATTGGATAAGGCTCGTTTGATGGAGGAAACCGAGGGTAAAATAAAGACATGGATGGAAAAGTCGGGGCCATTCACAATAATGATATGTATAAGTGTATTTGCTTCTATAATTGGCTGCACTCAAACTCTAGCAATTATAATTGTTTTTCAGCTCATGAAGAATCAAGAACCATATACTGGCAAGGGAAGGGAACAGTTCGCGTTGGATATTGAAAATTCGGTTGTGCTTATTGCACCCCTGATTCCATGGAATATTGCCGGAGCGGTTCCTGCGGAATCAATAGGTGTGAGTAGCCTTTTTATACCGTTTGCATTTTTCCTGTATATGCTGCCGATTTATTATTTGCTTAAGAGGGGTAAAAATCATGGAGTACGGGGCAAAAAAAGTGTTGTATGA